A stretch of Lathyrus oleraceus cultivar Zhongwan6 chromosome 6, CAAS_Psat_ZW6_1.0, whole genome shotgun sequence DNA encodes these proteins:
- the LOC127095897 gene encoding LOW QUALITY PROTEIN: uncharacterized protein LOC127095897 (The sequence of the model RefSeq protein was modified relative to this genomic sequence to represent the inferred CDS: substituted 2 bases at 2 genomic stop codons): MTGKPSESSTYADIEAIYECLETEYGVSQEDVILYGQSVGSGPTLHLAAKLPRLRGVVLHSGILSGLRVLCHVKFPFCFDIYKNINKIKKVKCPVLVIHGTEDDVVNWLHGNXLWKMASEXYEPSWIKGGGHCNLELYPDYIRHLCKYIQEMENMITEKRLKKKSDKIWTHDHQNQNILNQWILMHWTKPQINQP; this comes from the coding sequence ATGACCGGCAAGCCAAGTGAATCCAGCACATATGCGGACATAGAGGCGATATACGAATGCCTTGAAACCGAATATGGGGTTAGTCAGGAAGACGTGATCTTATACGGGCAATCAGTTGGAAGTGGACCGACACTGCATTTGGCAGCTAAATTACCTAGGCTGAGAGGCGTGGTTCTACACAGCGGCATTCTTTCTGGTCTCCGAGTCCTCTGTCATGTGAAATTCCCTTTTTGCTTTGACATTTATAAGAATATCAACAAAATAAAGAAGGTCAAGTGTCCAGTACTAGTAATACATGGTACAGAAGACGACGTGGTCAATTGGTTACATGGTAACTGATTATGGAAAATGGCAAGCGAGTAGTACGAACCATCGTGGATTAAAGGAGGCGGTCACTGCAACTTGGAGCTTTACCCTGATTACATACGCCACCTATGCAAATATATCCAAGAAATGGAGAACATGATAACCGAGAAGCGCCTCAAAAAAAAATCCGACAAAATCTGGACACACGATCATCAAAATCAGAACATTTTGAATCAATGGATATTGATGCATTGGACGAAACCACAAATCAACCAACCATAA
- the LOC127098584 gene encoding embryogenesis-associated protein EMB8: protein MEFDPASSSNGYWFILKGLSLLPIWHYFLILATLLICFLYNFLEIHFFEDLFTGFSGSAVDFTYNSSSEIYNAVVSKCRILHGRYSVTPWLSSPHLQTVFLNFFGRPPVFNYKRQLFTTSDGGTLALDWVTNSDDSSSVVNKDESTPIAILIPGLTSDSSAPYLKHLAYHTAKRGWKVVVSNHRGLGGVPITSDIFYNSGWTEDTRTVVNYVHKENPKAPLFIVGNSVGANILVKYLGEEGENTPVAGAVAVCSPWDLLITDRFITRAPVQKFYDKALTGGLQDYAKLHQPLFSRLGNWEGIMKALSIRDFDDHATRLFAKYETVDTYYRRCSSTPYVKSVSIPLLCISALDDPVCTKEAIPWDECRLNKNIVLATVKHGGHLAFFEGITASSLWWVRAANEFLDVLHSSHYMHQQKKISKPNAPLDSSIDQSPYINVTEDGLVAGLNNEPTTENQKKNK, encoded by the exons ATGGAGTTTGATCCAGCATCATCTTCAAACGGTTACTGGTTCATTCTCAAAGGACTCTCTCTTCTTCCAATCTGGCATTACTTCCTCATCCTCGCCACTCTTCTCATATGTTTTCTCTACAATTTCCTCGAAATCCATTTCTTCGAAGATCTCTTCACCGGATTCTCCGGCTCCGCCGTTGACTTCACCTACAACTCCTCCTCAGAAATCTACAACGCCGTCGTTTCAAAGTGCCGGATTCTTCACGGCAGATATTCTGTCACGCCGTGGCTTTCCAGTCCTCATCTTCAAACGGTTTTTCTCAACTTCTTTGGAAGACCTCCCGTTTTCAATTACAAAAG ACAATTATTTACTACTTCTGATGGTGGAACCCTTGCTTTAGACTGGGTAACTAACTCTGACG ATTCTAGCAGTGTTGTCAATAAAGATGAATCTACTCCAATTGCTATTTTGATTCCTGGTTTAACAAGTGATTCTTCAGCTCCT TATCTCAAACACCTTGCATATCATACAGCAAAACGTGGATGGAAAGTTGTTGTCAGTAATCATCGAGGACTTGGAGGTGTTCCAATCACG TCTGATATTTTCTACAATTCTGGATGGACTGAGGATACTCGCACAGTTGTTAATTACGTCCACAAAGAGAATCCCAAGGCACCTTTGTTTATTGTTGGAAATAGCGTTGGAGCTAATATTCTG GTAAAATATCTTGGCGAGGAAGGCGAGAACACTCCTGTAGCTGGAGCTGTAGCTGTTTGCTCTCCTTGGGACCTTTTG ATAACTGATAGATTTATAACTCGTGCTCCTGTGCAAAAGTTTTATGACAAAGCACTAACAGGCGGCCTTCAAGATTATGCAAAATT ACACCAGCCTCTCTTTTCTCGGCTTGGTAATTGGGAAGGGATAATGAAG GCACTTTCTATTCGAGATTTCGATGACCACGCCACTCGATTGTTTGCAAAGTATGAG ACTGTTGATACGTACTATAGACGTTGCAGCAGTACTCCTTATGTGAAATCTGTATCAATTCCGCTTCTCTGTATTAGTGCTCTGGATGATCCCGTCTGTACCAAGGAAGCCATTCCATGGGACGAATGCAG GTTAAATAAAAATATCGTGTTGGCCACGGTAAAGCATGGAGGACATTTGGCTTTCTTTGAAGGAATAACTGCATCTAGCCTGTG GTGGGTAAGAGCTGCTAATGAATTTCTTGATGTACTACACTCTAGCCATTATATGCATCAACAGAAGAAG ATTTCTAAACCAAATGCACCATTAGACTCTTCAATCGATCAGAGCCCTTATATCAATGTTACCGAAGATGGATTGGTGGCTGGACTGAACAATGAACCAACAACAGAAAACCAGAAGAAAAACAAGTAA